One stretch of Microvirga lotononidis DNA includes these proteins:
- a CDS encoding pirin family protein, producing the protein MSWLPSNDPILGDTKSCDALELIIIPRVRDLGGFEVRRALPHGKRQMVGPFIFFDHMGPVQFLAGSGMDVRPHPHIGLATVTYLFDGRILHRDSAGNVQEIVPGAMNLMTAGRGIAHSERTPEPARVSGQAMLGIQSWVALPAGREEIDPSFQHFDADILPVVEARGVRARIITGSAFGETAPVRTVSDWFYVDVRLEAGASAPLDPDYEERAIYLVDGEIQMAGDRFTGPRLLIFRPGDRITVRAVRASRLMFLGGAALEGPRYIWWNFVSSSRERIEQAKEDWRTGRFAPVPDETEFIPLPE; encoded by the coding sequence ATGAGCTGGCTTCCGTCGAACGATCCCATCCTCGGTGACACAAAATCCTGCGACGCCCTCGAGTTGATCATCATCCCGCGCGTCCGCGATCTAGGCGGGTTCGAGGTCCGACGGGCGCTGCCGCACGGCAAACGCCAGATGGTCGGGCCGTTCATCTTCTTCGATCACATGGGCCCGGTGCAGTTCCTGGCCGGGAGCGGCATGGACGTGCGACCGCACCCGCATATCGGCCTCGCCACGGTCACCTACCTCTTCGATGGCCGGATTCTGCACCGGGACAGCGCAGGCAACGTGCAGGAGATCGTGCCCGGCGCCATGAATCTTATGACGGCCGGACGCGGCATCGCCCATTCCGAGCGCACGCCGGAACCCGCGCGCGTGAGCGGGCAAGCCATGCTGGGGATCCAGAGCTGGGTCGCACTTCCGGCCGGCCGGGAGGAAATTGACCCATCGTTCCAGCATTTCGATGCGGACATACTCCCCGTCGTCGAGGCTCGCGGCGTTCGGGCACGGATCATCACCGGGTCCGCGTTCGGTGAGACCGCGCCCGTCCGTACCGTTTCCGACTGGTTCTATGTCGATGTCAGGCTGGAGGCCGGCGCCAGCGCACCGCTCGACCCGGACTATGAGGAACGCGCCATTTACCTGGTGGACGGCGAGATCCAGATGGCGGGCGATCGATTCACTGGCCCACGGCTTCTGATCTTCCGCCCGGGCGATCGCATCACGGTGCGGGCGGTCCGCGCCTCGCGTCTGATGTTCCTCGGTGGTGCGGCACTGGAGGGGCCACGTTACATCTGGTGGAATTTCGTGTCCTCGAGCCGGGAGCGCATCGAACAGGCGAAGGAGGATTGGAGGACCGGCCGCTTCGCCCCGGTGCCGGATGAAACGGAGTTCATCCCCCTCCCTGAGTAG
- a CDS encoding DUF6538 domain-containing protein — MPKDADLCRRGKGGNYYLNIRITTDIVAAYGSDKVFVSLGTRNRNEARRLRNLSPAALH, encoded by the coding sequence ATGCCAAAAGACGCAGACCTTTGCCGGCGGGGAAAGGGCGGCAACTACTATCTCAACATCCGGATTACAACGGACATCGTTGCAGCCTACGGCAGCGATAAGGTCTTCGTGAGCCTTGGCACCCGCAATCGGAATGAAGCGCGGAGGTTGCGAAATCTATCTCCGGCCGCTCTCCATTGA
- a CDS encoding RluA family pseudouridine synthase encodes MNDATRQEWLLEDDVPAERLDRVLARLQADLSRSRLQALIRDGQATVDGVPVLDPNRKVGGGARIALTVPAPVPAEPAGEAMALAIVYEDDDVIVIDKPAGLVVHPAAGHDSGTLVNALIAHCGESLSGIGGVKRPGIVHRLDKDTSGLLVVAKNDLAHQGLAAQFADHGRTGPLERAYLAILWGVPERRRGTVEAALARSTHNREKIVVVGEDRGRYAITHYEVLEGLPPAQPIASLVQCELETGRTHQIRVHMAHLGHPLLGDATYGSGFKTKANRLSEPQKEALTALGRQALHAAILGFEHPRSGEFLRFESPLPPDLDRLLAALRVET; translated from the coding sequence GTGAACGACGCGACACGCCAGGAATGGCTCTTGGAAGACGATGTGCCGGCCGAACGGCTGGACCGGGTATTGGCACGATTGCAGGCCGACCTGTCGCGAAGCCGCCTGCAGGCGCTCATTCGCGACGGGCAGGCCACCGTCGACGGCGTCCCGGTCCTTGATCCGAACCGGAAGGTCGGCGGCGGCGCCCGGATCGCCCTGACCGTGCCTGCCCCCGTCCCGGCCGAGCCGGCCGGCGAGGCGATGGCGCTCGCCATCGTCTACGAGGACGACGATGTGATCGTCATCGACAAACCGGCAGGCCTCGTGGTGCACCCGGCGGCGGGTCACGATTCCGGCACGCTGGTGAATGCCCTCATCGCCCATTGCGGGGAGAGCCTGTCGGGGATCGGCGGCGTGAAGCGGCCCGGCATCGTCCATCGCCTCGACAAGGACACGTCGGGGCTTCTGGTGGTTGCCAAGAACGATCTCGCCCACCAGGGGCTCGCCGCGCAATTCGCCGACCATGGCCGGACCGGCCCCCTGGAACGTGCCTATCTGGCGATCCTCTGGGGCGTGCCCGAGCGGCGTCGGGGGACCGTGGAGGCGGCGCTCGCCCGAAGCACGCACAACCGGGAAAAGATCGTCGTGGTGGGCGAGGATCGCGGCCGCTATGCCATCACCCATTACGAGGTTCTGGAGGGCCTGCCCCCGGCCCAGCCGATCGCCAGTCTCGTCCAATGCGAGCTGGAGACCGGACGCACCCATCAGATCCGGGTTCACATGGCCCATCTCGGTCATCCCCTCTTGGGAGATGCGACCTACGGGTCCGGCTTCAAGACCAAGGCGAACCGCCTTTCGGAGCCGCAGAAAGAGGCGCTGACCGCCCTCGGCCGGCAGGCCCTGCACGCCGCGATCCTCGGGTTCGAGCATCCGCGCAGCGGGGAATTCCTGCGCTTCGAGAGCCCCCTGCCCCCGGATCTGGACAGGCTTCTCGCAGCCTTGCGGGTAGAGACTTAG